Proteins encoded together in one Streptomyces sp. NA04227 window:
- a CDS encoding DUF1844 domain-containing protein, protein MSDPSQDSPAAGDSAPGADFDTMTRDIADVPAVEVITTVAVHLMSAAAVNLGLAEGGETHKDLDEARKLIHALAGLLDAGTTEISSFHAAPLRDGLKSLQLAFREASTVPDEPGQGPGEKYTGAVFGR, encoded by the coding sequence ATGAGCGACCCCAGCCAGGACAGCCCGGCCGCCGGAGACAGTGCGCCCGGCGCCGATTTCGACACCATGACCCGTGACATCGCGGATGTTCCCGCGGTCGAGGTGATCACGACGGTGGCAGTGCACCTGATGAGTGCCGCCGCGGTCAACCTCGGTCTCGCCGAGGGCGGCGAGACCCACAAGGACCTGGACGAGGCGCGCAAGCTGATCCACGCCCTGGCGGGCCTGCTGGACGCCGGCACCACGGAGATCAGCTCCTTCCACGCCGCGCCCCTGCGCGACGGCCTGAAGTCGCTGCAGCTCGCGTTCCGCGAAGCGTCCACGGTGCCGGACGAGCCCGGCCAGGGTCCCGGCGAGAAGTACACCGGGGCGGTCTTCGGCCGCTGA
- the mycP gene encoding type VII secretion-associated serine protease mycosin gives MRSSKRASVRRRAVATVALAAALALVAPVAAHADSVRAKEWGLEALKAEEAWRTTKGEGVTVAVLDTGVDAEHPDLAGNVLPGKDVVGFGAKRGDRTWARHGTAMAGIIAGHGHGAGNEDGVLGLAPEAKILPVRVILEQGDPARRKARERRGSALAQGIRWAADNGADVINLSLGDDSASAHPDAAEDAAVQYALKKGAVLVASAGNGGEKGDHVSYPAAYPGVIVATAVDRYGSRAPFSTRRWYATVSAPGVEIVMADPDRRYYQGWGTSAASAFVSAAVALVRSAHPSLSPAEIKRLLERTAKPTSSGGHDDSRGFGFLDPVAALREGGKGEQRGASAKSYGASHFGPGPDGSGDEHPIARWAGPSAAALGLALVAAAVFLLRGRRPGAR, from the coding sequence ATGAGGAGCAGCAAGCGGGCCTCGGTCCGGCGCCGTGCCGTCGCCACCGTGGCCCTCGCGGCGGCGCTCGCGCTCGTCGCTCCCGTCGCCGCCCACGCCGACTCCGTACGGGCCAAGGAATGGGGCCTGGAAGCGCTCAAGGCCGAGGAGGCCTGGCGCACCACCAAGGGCGAGGGCGTGACCGTCGCCGTACTGGACACCGGAGTCGACGCCGAGCATCCCGACCTCGCGGGCAATGTGCTGCCCGGCAAGGACGTGGTCGGCTTCGGCGCGAAGCGCGGCGACCGGACCTGGGCCCGGCACGGCACCGCCATGGCGGGCATCATCGCGGGCCACGGGCACGGCGCGGGCAACGAGGACGGAGTGCTCGGGCTCGCTCCCGAGGCCAAGATCCTTCCGGTACGGGTGATCCTGGAGCAGGGCGACCCCGCCCGCCGCAAGGCCCGCGAGAGGCGGGGCAGCGCCCTGGCCCAGGGCATCCGCTGGGCGGCCGACAACGGCGCCGACGTCATCAACCTCTCGCTGGGCGACGACTCCGCCTCGGCCCATCCGGACGCCGCCGAGGACGCGGCGGTGCAGTACGCCCTGAAGAAGGGCGCCGTCCTGGTCGCCTCGGCGGGCAACGGCGGGGAGAAGGGCGACCACGTCTCGTACCCCGCGGCCTATCCGGGGGTGATCGTCGCGACGGCCGTGGACCGCTACGGCTCCCGCGCCCCGTTCTCCACCCGGCGCTGGTACGCCACGGTGAGCGCACCCGGCGTGGAGATCGTGATGGCCGACCCGGACCGCCGCTACTACCAGGGCTGGGGCACCAGCGCCGCGTCCGCCTTCGTCTCGGCGGCCGTCGCCCTGGTCCGCTCCGCACACCCCTCGCTGAGCCCCGCCGAGATCAAGCGCCTGCTCGAACGCACCGCGAAGCCCACCTCCTCGGGCGGCCACGACGACTCCCGCGGCTTCGGCTTCCTGGACCCGGTGGCCGCGCTGCGCGAAGGCGGCAAGGGCGAACAGCGCGGTGCGAGCGCCAAGAGCTACGGCGCCTCGCACTTCGGCCCCGGGCCCGACGGCTCGGGCGACGAACACCCCATCGCCCGCTGGGCCGGACCGTCCGCCGCGGCCCTCGGCCTGGCCCTGGTGGCCGCGGCGGTGTTCCTGCTGCGCGGCCGCCGCCCGGGCGCGCGCTGA
- a CDS encoding SseB family protein: MANKNIPDSAFQDDDGSADPRLTAALAAWAADTAAEPQVLAALKDARLLVPVVAVLGEVETDENGMRHEKTSDMAVPTLKAGTRKALPAFTSTESLARWDPAARPVAVPLHQALQAAAHEKADTLLLDVAGPVVYPLTGPALLALAEGRTSADPLADPAVITAVREAVAAEPCVERAHLGPGSGDGTLALVLDPGTDPAPAARRIAERLAADETLRARLVRGLDLALLPADATPGGKPLYVRA, from the coding sequence GTGGCGAACAAGAACATCCCCGACTCGGCCTTCCAAGACGACGACGGCTCGGCCGACCCCCGGCTCACCGCCGCACTCGCGGCCTGGGCGGCGGACACGGCCGCCGAACCCCAGGTGCTCGCGGCCCTGAAGGACGCGCGTCTGCTCGTACCGGTCGTCGCGGTGCTGGGTGAGGTGGAGACGGATGAGAACGGCATGCGTCACGAGAAGACCAGCGATATGGCGGTGCCCACGCTGAAGGCGGGCACGCGCAAGGCGCTGCCCGCCTTCACCTCCACCGAGTCGCTGGCGCGCTGGGACCCGGCGGCGCGACCGGTGGCCGTCCCGCTGCACCAGGCACTGCAGGCCGCCGCCCACGAGAAGGCGGACACCCTGCTCCTCGACGTCGCGGGCCCCGTCGTCTATCCGCTCACCGGCCCGGCGCTGCTGGCCCTCGCCGAGGGCCGCACCAGCGCCGATCCGCTGGCCGACCCGGCCGTCATCACGGCGGTACGGGAGGCGGTCGCGGCCGAACCCTGCGTCGAGCGCGCCCACTTGGGCCCCGGCTCCGGCGACGGGACCCTCGCCCTGGTCCTGGACCCGGGCACCGACCCGGCACCGGCCGCCCGGCGCATCGCCGAACGGCTCGCCGCCGACGAGACCCTGCGCGCCCGGCTGGTACGCGGCCTCGACCTCGCCCTGCTGCCCGCCGACGCCACTCCGGGCGGCAAGCCGCTCTACGTACGGGCCTGA